A DNA window from Centroberyx gerrardi isolate f3 chromosome 3, fCenGer3.hap1.cur.20231027, whole genome shotgun sequence contains the following coding sequences:
- the tlr3 gene encoding toll-like receptor 3, producing the protein MHLPHVLLLPWVISLCYFMTGPCHCVASQKKTTCTVQHGRADCRHLSLSDIPPDLPRNLTSLDMSHNRLVRLNPVSFAPYPGLLHLDVGFNSLTKLDGGLCQTLALLKTLNVEHNEVFLLKENDLSHCVNLTQLNIAGNRLKLQGEPFSALESLTFLDVSKNNFKSARLGSRPQLPSLVNISLSSNDISTLKQDDFSFLNHSSSLRFLNLSSLPLTSFEPGCFKPIARIQMLAMDGSNLGTQKTSRLCAELAGTAIKSLSLQKTKLVTLTNTTFRGLEKTNLTFLDVSNNSMGKIEGSFQWLSRLEILFLADNNIKHLTKSTFQGLKSLKKLNLRKALKGHTSTSLIDDFSFKPLSALESLILERTTIREITEHTFTGLTSLWDLEMGWSSCITLNSITNMTFYSFAASPLRKLDLTGTNIKKLGPGAFSVFRNLTTLYLDFNFISQTLTGEEFEGLGQIQEIHLYNNHQKIQLSSESFINVPSLRILILGRSLTGPVDLDPSPFRPLSNLTHLDLSNNNIASISLGLFDGLVNLKVLKLQHNNLARLWKSGNLGGPVLFLRGLQSLFTLQMDFTGLDEIPVKALRGLRNLHQLSLNNNLLNSLKDSVFDDLLSLQVLSLQKNFITAVRPEVFKSAMANLSLLVMDRNPFDCTCESILWFVTWLNKTNASLPDLREHYVCNTPLAYFNHSIMDFDTLSCKDMTPFQALYILSSTAVLTLIVTALLVRFHGWRIQFYWNILINRTLGFSDATVEEGREFEYDAYVIHAEGDTNWVERRLLPLEDENRTFCLEDRDSVPGISRLQSIVDNMRRSRKILFVVTEKLLNDPWCRRFKAHHALHQVIEDSRDSVVLVFLQDVHDCRLSRSLFLRRGMLRSRCILHWPVHRERVPAFHQKLCIALGLTNRLQ; encoded by the exons ATGCATCTCCCTCATGTCCTTCTCCTACCATGGGTCATCAGCTTATGTTATTTTATGACTGGACCATGCCATTGCGTGGCTTCTCAGAAGAAGACAACCTGCACTGTACAACATGGCAGAGCTGACTGCAGACACCTCAGCCTCAGTGACATCCCTCCCGACCTTCCTAGGAACCTCACCAGCCTGGATATGTCTCACAACAGACTGGTGCGGCTAAACCCTGTGTCGTTCGCTCCATACCCAGGCCTCCTCCACCTGGATGTGGGCTTCAACAGTCTCACCAAGCTAGACGGGGGTTTGTGTCAGACGCTGGCTCTGCTGAAGACACTGAATGTGGAACACAATGAAGTGTTTTTGCTGAAGGAAAACGATCTGAGTCACTGTGTCAATCTAACACAATTGAATATTGCTGGCAATAGACTGAAGCTACAAGGAGAGCCCTTCTCTGCCCTAGAG AGCTTGACTTTTCTTGATGTATCCAAAAACAATTTCAAGTCAGCAAGACTTGGATCTCGGCCCCAGCTCCCTAGCCTTGTAAACATTAGCCTGTCTAGCAATGACATCTCTACTCTGAAGCAAGATGATTTCTCCTTCCTCAACCATTCATCATCTCTACGATTCCTCAACCTGTCATCTCTACCTCTGACATCG TTTGAGCCTGGGTGCTTCAAGCCCATTGCAAGAATACAGATGTTAGCCATGGATGGGAGCAATCTGGGCACTCAGAAGACTTCCAGACTCTGCGCAGAGCTGGCAGGGACTGCCATTAAAAGCTTATCTCTCCAGAAGACGAAGCTGgtcacactcacaaatacaaCCTTCAGAGGGCTAGAGAAAACCAATCTCACCTTTCTGGATGTATCCAATAATAGCATGGGTAAAATTGAAGGTTCATTTCAATGGCTGTCTAGACTGGAGATTCTGTTTCTGGCAGACAACAACATCAAGCACCTGACCAAGTCAACGTTTCAGGGGCtcaaaagtttgaaaaaacTCAACCTGAGAAAGGCTCTGAAAGGTCATACCTCCACCTCACTTATTGATGATTTCTCCTTCAAACCTTTAAGTGCGCTGGAGAGCTTAATATTAGAGAGAACTACAATTCGAGAAATCACAGAGCACACCTTTACAGGTTTGACAAGTCTTTGGGACCTTGAAATGGGTTGGAGCAGTTGCATAACACTGAACAGCATCACCAACATGACCTTTTACTCATTTGCGGCATCACCTCTCAGGAAGCTGGATCTGACAGGCACAAATATAAAAAAGCTAGGTCCTGGAGCCTTCTCCGTTTTTAGGAACCTCACTACTCTTTATCTGGATTTCAATTTTATCAGTCAAACTCTAACTGGTGAAGAGTTTGAAGGCCTAGGTCAGATTCAAGAGATTCACCTGTATAATAACCACCAGAAAATTCAGCTAAGCTCCGAATCTTTTATTAATGTGCCCAGTCTTAGGATCCTAATTTTGGGAAGAAGCCTGACAGGCCCTGTGGACCTGGATCCCTCTCCATTCAGGCCCCTGTCCAACCTCACCCACCTGGACCTCAGTAACAACAACATTGCTTCCATCAGTTTGGGTCTCTTTGATGGGCTAGTGAACCTGAAGGTACTGAAGCTCCAACACAATAACTTAGCGCGGCTGTGGAAGAGTGGCAACCTAGGTGGACCAGTCTTGTTTCTCAGGGGGCTTCAGAGCTTATTCACATTGCAGATGGATTTTACTGGGCTGGATGAGATCCCAGTCAAGGCTCTGAGAGGGTTGAGAAACCTCCATCAACTTAGCCTTAATAACAATCTCCTAAATAGTCTTAAGGACTCAGTCTTTGATGACCTGCTCTCATTGCAGGTTTTAAGTTTACAGAAGAACTTCATCACAGCGGTGAGGCCAGAAGTGTTTAAGTCAGCTATGGCCAACCTCAGCCTGCTGGTTATGGACAGAAATCCATTTGACTGTACCTGCGAGAGCATCTTGTGGTTTGTAACGTGGTTGAATAAAACCAATGCCAGCTTGCCAGATCTCAGGGAGCACTATGTGTGCAACACTCCACTAGCCTACTTTAACCACTCTATCATGGACTTTGACACACTCTCTTGCAAAGATATGACCCCATTCCAGGCCCTTTATATACTAAGCAGCACTGCTGTTCTCACACTGATTGTAACTGCACTTCTAGTACGGTTCCATGGTTGGAGGATTCAGTTTTATTGGAACATTCTGATCAATCGCACATTAGGTTTCAGTGATGCCACAGTTGAAGAGGGCAGGGAGTTTGAGTATGACGCTTATGTCATACATGCAGAGGGAGACACCAACTGGGTGGAGAGAAGGTTGCTCCCCTTAGAGGATGAAAACCGCACCTTTTGTTTGGAGGATCGGGATTCAGTGCCTGGCATATCACGGCTTCAATCCATTGTGGATAACATGAGAAGGTCCAGGAAAATCTTATTTGTCGTCACTGAAAAACTGCTCAACGATCCCTGGTGTAGACG ATTTAAAGCCCACCACGCACTTCACCAGGTCATCGAAGACAGCAGGGACTCTGTGGTTCTGGTCTTCCTACAGGACGTGCACGACTGCCGCTTATCTCGCTCATTGTTCCTGCGTAGGGGCATGCTGCGCTCACGCTGCATCCTGCACTGGCCTGTCCACAGGGAGAGGGTGCCTGCCTTCCACCAGAAGCTCTGCATAGCACTCGGCCTGACGAATCGATTGCAGTAG